From Mercenaria mercenaria strain notata chromosome 17, MADL_Memer_1, whole genome shotgun sequence, the proteins below share one genomic window:
- the LOC123537471 gene encoding uncharacterized protein LOC123537471: protein MANMLLGTVAALLLIYNVGAILETNHLIEIDNDGRRVAMDVSYDTEKNTVLVIVGDVSKYKDGVQTVNLHDFNTKYGVLKDINKKTCLLGKAFTPRAMPEKYRMGVTNEVHPHMLDISPDVMTKEEVYDLGGPHIAAFCNDYDTYFVKGTPLTGNKMKVAGFSSRGLTSMWCVVSSCFVRSDRYDQLS, encoded by the exons ATGGCAAACATGTTGTTAGGCACAGTAGCAGCCCTCCTTCTGATCTACAATGTAGGCGCAATCTTGGAG ACAAACCACCTTATCGAAATAGACAATGATGGACGAAGAGTTGCTATGGACGTCTcctatgacactgaaaaaaatacGGTACTCGTAATTGTAGGggatgtttcaaaatataaagacGGTGTTCAGACAGTGAATCTACACGACTTCAATACG AAATATGGAGTCTTGAAAGACATCAACAAGAAAACATGTCTTCTAGGGAAAGCTTTTACTCCGAGAGCAATGCCAGAGAAATACAGAATG GGCGTGACCAATGAAGTCCATCCACATATGTTGGACATCAGTCCTGACGTGATGACCAAAGAAGAGGTTTATGATCTGGGCGGTCCACATATTGCTGCCTTCTGCAATGACTATGATACCTACTTCGTGAAAGGGACACCACTGACAGGCAATAAGATGAAAG ttgcaGGGTTTTCAAGCAGAGGCTTAACGTCGATGTGGTGTGTGGTTTCGAGCTGTTTTGTTAGAAGTGACCGTTATGATCAGCTAAGCTAA